The Candidatus Peregrinibacteria bacterium nucleotide sequence TCAACAAGATCTTCCTTCTGAGCGGTAAAAATGCTGAAATAATTCTTGAGAAGTTCAGCAGAAAATCGAACGCATTCTTCGGGTGAAAGAGAACCATCTGTTTTAATTTCTATTTCCAATTTATCCAGATTCGTCATTTCTCCGACACGAGTGGAAGCCACCTCGTATTTCACTGCGAGTACAGGTGAAAAAGCCGCATCAACGAGTATCCATTCCGCATCTTCTTCGTTCTTAAGGCGGTCCTTTACCGGGAGATATCCGACTCCTTTTTCTATTCGAATTTCAAGAGAAAGAGCAGAGTTTTTCCCTTCTAGTGTCGTAATAACTTGATCTGGATTCAAAATATCAATATCACTTGATGTTTTGATATCCTTTGCCGTAACTGGTCCGGTTCCTTTCTTCTCCAAGGTGACAATCTCCATCTCAGAAGTATGTTTTTTGAAATGTACTTGCTTGAGATTGAGGATGAGATCGAGAACAGTGTCTTTCATCCCCGGAAGAGACGCATACTCGTGAGTTGCCCCCTTTACCTTAATCGCTGTAATTCCAGCTCCGGGAATTGAGGAAAGCAGCACTCTCCGAAGAGAATTTCCGACAGTGTGCCCAAACCCAGAAGGAAGAGGAGAAAGAGTAAACTGCCCCCTACTATCTTCAAGAGATTGAAAACTCAACTTTGGAGGACCGATCTCTTCTTGAATAATATGCATAGCGTGTGAATAAAAACGCAAAAAAGATTAACGGGAATAGAACTCAATAATAAGGTGAATAGTAATGGTTTGCTCCATTTCATCATCTTCAGGTGACCTTTCCACCTTTATCGTCTTTTTTTTAATATCAGAAATAAGCCATTTTGGCGGAAAAGATTTTTGTTCTTGCATTTGAAGAATTACCGGATGATCGGTAAATTTTTCGCGAACAGTCACAATATCACCTGGAGAAACTTGCATTGAAGGGATGCTTGCTCTCTTCCCATTTACTTCAAACACACGATGATTCACCATTTGCCGAGCCTGAGCTCTTGTTATAGTAAATCCCGCACGATACACGACATTATCAAGTCTCATTTCGAGAAGACGCAAAAAATTTGTTCCCGTGATTCCCTTCCTTCGAACTGCTTCTCGATAATACTTCTCACAAACTCGTTCCGTAATGCCGAAAATTCTTTTTGCCTTTTGCTTTTCTCGGAGCTGCTGCCCGAACTCAGACATTTTTGAGAATTTTTTCTGGTGAGGTCCAGGAGCTTTTTTTAAATCTCCTTTTATTGTGGTTTTCAGGAAAAGATCTTGTCCTTCTCTGCGTGCGAGTCGATTTCTCGGTCCGGTATACTTCATAAATTATGAATTTTAAATTTTAAATTTTGAATTACTCCAGAGGAACACTATGGAGGAGTATTCTTCAGAAGTCACTTATACTTTTCTCGGTTTTTTTCGGCGACAACCGTTGTGAGGGATAGGAGTCCTATTGACTATCGAAAGAATTTCAAGTCCAGAAAGATGAAGTCCTCGGATAGCCTGCTCTCTTCCCGGACCAATGCCATTTACCGTTACATGTATCTTCTCAAGTCCATACAACTTTGCTGCATCAGCTGCTTTTTGTGAAGCCATCTGTGCAGCGTATGGAGTTGATTTTCTTGCTCCCTTGAATCCTGCAGCTCCAGAGGATCCCCACGCGAGAACTCCTCCGTTTGCATCAGTCATCGTGACAATGGTGTTATTGTATCCAGCGGAAACATACGCTCGTCCTTCAGGGACAACACGTTTAATTTTCTTTTTAAGGACAACTGGAGTCGCTGCTGGAGTCACTGCTGCTGCTGGTGCTGCTCCTGGAGCTGCCTCTGGTTTCGATTCTTGTGCCATATGGCGAGAAATAAAAAAAAGTTTTGTGAAGAATACTATAAAGAAATTAGGAAGAGCGGATTTTAGACTACGGTTTTCTTATTCGCGATAGCGATTGCTTTTCCTTTTCGAGTTCGAGCATTGGTTTTTGTGCGTTGTCCTCGAACTGGTAATTTTCTTCTATGTCTATATCCCCGATAACTGCCGATTTCTTGAAGACGCTTTAAATCAAGAGAAATTTTTTGTCTGAGATCTCCCTCCGTCATATGCTTCCCCACTTCTTGTCGAATCATATTTTCCTGTTCAGGGGAAAGATCATTTGCTCTCGTATCGAGAGGGATCTTGAGTTTCTCTAAAATCGATTGAGAGAGAGGGCGACCAATTCCATAAATGTAGGTGAGCGCTATTTGAACTCGTTTGTTCGGTAGGTTTACTCCTGCAATACGTGCCATAAGGGAATGAAAAAAAATAACATGAGCAAAATTACCCTTGTCGCTGTTTGTGTTTCTTGATTTTGCAAACGACATACTTTTTTCCCGCGCGAGGGATAATTCGACATAGCTGACACATTCGTCTGATGGAAGCCCTTACTTTCATACAATTTAGAAAAATTATTTTTCTCGATAGGTAATGCGCCCCTTTTTGAGATTATACGGAGAGAGTTCAACCGTTACCGTATCTCCGGGGAGTATTCGGATCGAATACTTTCTCATCTTTCCCCCGACATGCGCGTGAACAAACATCGGGGAGCCATCTTTCTCTACAAACCCCTCAGTGATAACTCGTACTCGAAACTGTGCTCCGGGAAGACATTCTTCAATAATTCCGCTTACTTCAATAACGTCTTCTTTTCCCATGCAAAATTGTTTCACAAAAAAAGCTTGCGGATTTTACAGAACTCAGACAAGAAACGCAAGCTTTTTTTTTGGGGAAATTTTGGATACACTTTTTTTCGATCAAAGTAGAATATTTAGTGCAGGTAATTTTGAATTTTGAATTTTAAATTTTGAATTAAATTGCAATTTCTAATTTTTGAAATCTGATACGAAGAATATCTAAAAAAGTTCTCAATTGGCGATTGTAAAAAGTCGAACAATTACAACACTGAAATTTCTTACTTATAAATTAAAATTTAAGAGTTAATTCAAAATTTATAATTCAAAATTTATAATTTCCCACCATGGTTCTCCTCGAATCTCAAAAAACACTCCTCGGCTCTCCAGCTCAAGATTTTTCTCTTTCGGGAATCGACGGCAATGTCTACTCTCTCAAGTCTTTTACAGAGGCGAAA carries:
- the rpsK gene encoding 30S ribosomal protein S11 yields the protein MAQESKPEAAPGAAPAAAVTPAATPVVLKKKIKRVVPEGRAYVSAGYNNTIVTMTDANGGVLAWGSSGAAGFKGARKSTPYAAQMASQKAADAAKLYGLEKIHVTVNGIGPGREQAIRGLHLSGLEILSIVNRTPIPHNGCRRKKPRKV
- a CDS encoding DNA-directed RNA polymerase subunit alpha; amino-acid sequence: MHIIQEEIGPPKLSFQSLEDSRGQFTLSPLPSGFGHTVGNSLRRVLLSSIPGAGITAIKVKGATHEYASLPGMKDTVLDLILNLKQVHFKKHTSEMEIVTLEKKGTGPVTAKDIKTSSDIDILNPDQVITTLEGKNSALSLEIRIEKGVGYLPVKDRLKNEEDAEWILVDAAFSPVLAVKYEVASTRVGEMTNLDKLEIEIKTDGSLSPEECVRFSAELLKNYFSIFTAQKEDLVEPDFIADFSKTKPAEAIEEGPSETYTPIEILNLSPRTLNALINGDIGSIEELTQCSLAKLSTLRGFGKKAQDEVIAALENRGLSLTEE
- the rpsD gene encoding 30S ribosomal protein S4 is translated as MKYTGPRNRLARREGQDLFLKTTIKGDLKKAPGPHQKKFSKMSEFGQQLREKQKAKRIFGITERVCEKYYREAVRRKGITGTNFLRLLEMRLDNVVYRAGFTITRAQARQMVNHRVFEVNGKRASIPSMQVSPGDIVTVREKFTDHPVILQMQEQKSFPPKWLISDIKKKTIKVERSPEDDEMEQTITIHLIIEFYSR
- the rpsM gene encoding 30S ribosomal protein S13; protein product: MARIAGVNLPNKRVQIALTYIYGIGRPLSQSILEKLKIPLDTRANDLSPEQENMIRQEVGKHMTEGDLRQKISLDLKRLQEIGSYRGYRHRRKLPVRGQRTKTNARTRKGKAIAIANKKTVV
- the rpmJ gene encoding 50S ribosomal protein L36 — protein: MKVRASIRRMCQLCRIIPRAGKKYVVCKIKKHKQRQG
- the infA gene encoding translation initiation factor IF-1, with the translated sequence MGKEDVIEVSGIIEECLPGAQFRVRVITEGFVEKDGSPMFVHAHVGGKMRKYSIRILPGDTVTVELSPYNLKKGRITYREK